The genomic DNA CAACCGATTGCCGTTCGCTTCGATCTGGGGCTGCATCTCCTGAATGACTTGCTTGATCAGGGTTTTAACCTCAAAGCTTTCCAGATACAGATCCATCAGAATGACATCCGGGGGACGATCGCAGGGGCGCAGGGCAGTAGAGAGGTCGGTGGTCAGGACTTGCCATCCGGCTTTGGTGAGCAGGCGGCGCAGGATTTGCTCGGTGGTGGGGTCTTCCTGAATAAGGAGAACTTCCTGAGTCGATCGCGGATATGTCTGGAGCAGAGCGGTTAGTCGCTTAAAGGAATCGGCACTGGTTAGCACTTCACAGATCCCCAGCACGGATCCGTGCTGGGGATCTGTGAAGTGCTAACCAGTGCCGATTCCTTTAAGCGACTAACCGCTCTGCTCCAGACATATCCGCGATCGACTCAGGAAGTTCTCCTTATTCAGGAAGACCCCACCACCGAGCAAATCCTGCGCCGCCTGCTCACCAAAGCCGGATGGCAAGTCCGGCCCACCGGATTCAGTCTGGTGGGGCAGTGAAGGGCTACGGCTGGCGCGGGAACTGATGCCCAGTCTAATCGTGCTAGATCTGGCAATGCCGCAAATGGATAGCTGGACGGTGCTTTCGATGCTTAAAGCC from Leptolyngbya ohadii IS1 includes the following:
- a CDS encoding response regulator; protein product: MLGICEVLTSADSFKRLTALLQTYPRSTQEVLLIQEDPTTEQILRRLLTKAGWQVLTTDLSTALRPCDRPPDVILMDLYLESFEVKTLIKQVIQEMQPQIEANGNRLAVFFAPDLGTCQYLYR